In Blastocatellia bacterium, a single window of DNA contains:
- a CDS encoding 8-oxoguanine deaminase, with protein MRTLIKNALCLATMKNGEPPLCDGYLLINDWFIEEVGSGEPPDIPVEHVIDARDKVVVPGLINTHHHLFQTLTRAYPPALDAGLFQWLVSLYPVWARIDEEAVRLAALVGMAELMLSGCTTTTDHHYLFPRGQTRLIDAQIRAAQEIGIRFHPTRGSMSLSQKDGGLPPDSIVQREDDILKDCERVIDLYHDPNPGAMIRVALAPCSPFSVTPALMRETARLARDKGVRLHTHLAETRDEEIYCLETYGVRPVDLLAQTDWLGDDVWLAHGIFFNDDEVRRLGQAGVGVAHCPSSNMRLGSGVCRVNDLCHAGSPVGLGVDGSASNDSSHMLAEVRQALLLTRVIHGASAMNVLKAWRLATVGGAACLGREDVGMLTRGRAADVAVFALDDVGYSGAGDPLAALLLCHPQRVDTLLINGRVVVQDGVLTTMDLGPIIEQHRRKARWLITAG; from the coding sequence ATGCGGACGCTGATCAAGAATGCGCTTTGTTTGGCGACCATGAAAAACGGCGAGCCGCCGCTCTGTGACGGGTATCTGCTGATCAACGATTGGTTCATCGAAGAGGTAGGCAGCGGCGAGCCGCCTGATATACCGGTGGAGCACGTGATTGATGCTCGCGATAAGGTGGTTGTGCCGGGATTGATCAACACGCATCACCATCTTTTCCAAACGTTGACGCGCGCCTATCCGCCCGCGTTGGATGCCGGGTTGTTTCAGTGGTTGGTCAGCTTGTATCCGGTCTGGGCCCGCATAGATGAAGAGGCAGTACGGTTGGCCGCGCTCGTCGGCATGGCGGAATTGATGCTCTCCGGCTGCACGACGACGACGGATCATCATTATTTGTTTCCACGTGGACAGACGCGATTGATAGATGCCCAGATTCGAGCGGCGCAGGAAATCGGCATCCGGTTTCATCCGACGCGCGGCAGCATGAGCTTGAGCCAGAAAGATGGCGGACTGCCGCCGGATTCGATCGTTCAGCGCGAGGACGACATTCTCAAGGACTGCGAGCGAGTGATTGACCTGTATCACGACCCGAACCCCGGCGCCATGATCCGCGTGGCGCTAGCTCCCTGCTCGCCGTTTTCGGTCACGCCCGCGCTGATGCGCGAAACGGCGCGCTTGGCGCGTGACAAAGGCGTGCGCTTGCACACGCATCTAGCCGAAACCAGGGATGAAGAAATCTATTGTCTGGAAACATACGGTGTCCGGCCAGTTGATTTGCTGGCGCAGACCGACTGGCTAGGTGATGATGTGTGGTTGGCTCACGGTATTTTCTTCAATGATGACGAAGTCAGGCGATTAGGTCAGGCTGGGGTTGGCGTCGCCCACTGCCCCAGTTCAAACATGCGGTTGGGCTCAGGCGTCTGTCGCGTCAATGATCTGTGCCATGCCGGTTCGCCGGTCGGCCTCGGCGTGGACGGCAGCGCGTCTAATGATAGCTCGCACATGCTGGCTGAAGTTCGTCAGGCGCTCTTGTTGACCCGCGTGATTCATGGAGCGTCGGCCATGAATGTGCTCAAGGCGTGGCGACTCGCGACGGTCGGCGGCGCTGCCTGTTTGGGTCGGGAAGACGTCGGCATGCTCACGCGTGGTCGCGCCGCTGATGTGGCCGTTTTCGCGCTGGATGATGTGGGGTACTCAGGCGCTGGTGATCCGCTGGCTGCTTTGTTGTTGTGTCATCCACAGCGGGTAGATACGCTGCTGATCAACGGACGGGTCGTTGTGCAAGACGGCGTGCTCACCACGATGGACCTTGGGCCGATCATCGAGCAACACCGACGCAAAGCCCGTTGGTTGATCACTGCCGGATGA
- a CDS encoding M48 family metallopeptidase — translation MQFKIRWLILLLGLVLSSPMEAFGRVVDSPPPHSSEKVAQAFPPVAFFIVSGRRPDGMNNSSEVLSALVQQARHSSEAGSRSAPATQTKQQGDVAFSQSSSADVPSASARSEREERRRLARQYSRGWYWFYFINQAYVWLVLWLMIWTGWSARVRHWISRLMPWRWGVVPMYAAVFILLMSALLFPFDWFVFWRETRYGFANQSFAEWLSDWFKQLAVMLVFGLPVVWIIYTVFERAPRRWWLWGSGVLIGWVIIVVAIAPVFITPLFNRFEPVKDPALRQRILALAHQHQIPADDVYQMDASRQSHHTNAYVIGLWDTQRIVLYDTLLERFTAEEIEFVMAHEMGHYKLHHIWKGIGLAALAILVGMWFLHRMTPQLIERYQRRFGFNQLADVASLPLLLLLVAMLTFVVAPLTNGISRRMEHQADVFALRVVPHPEAALSVFEKFETLDLSEADPPLLIEFWLYTHPSLKRRIETAKQFLAQPASQR, via the coding sequence ATGCAGTTCAAAATCCGATGGCTCATTCTACTGCTCGGCTTGGTTCTATCATCGCCGATGGAAGCATTCGGACGGGTGGTTGATTCACCACCTCCTCACTCATCTGAAAAAGTGGCACAGGCGTTCCCGCCTGTGGCGTTTTTCATCGTTTCTGGGCGTCGTCCGGACGGGATGAACAACTCCTCTGAGGTTCTTTCCGCCCTTGTTCAGCAAGCTCGTCATTCATCTGAGGCCGGTAGTCGTTCCGCTCCCGCAACGCAGACAAAGCAGCAAGGTGACGTGGCGTTCAGCCAATCATCTAGTGCTGATGTTCCTTCCGCCTCCGCTCGCTCAGAACGCGAGGAGCGTCGGCGACTTGCTCGCCAGTATTCGCGCGGGTGGTACTGGTTTTACTTCATCAATCAAGCATACGTGTGGCTTGTCTTATGGCTGATGATATGGACGGGCTGGTCAGCGCGAGTGCGCCACTGGATTAGCCGCCTGATGCCATGGCGCTGGGGTGTCGTACCGATGTATGCCGCTGTGTTCATCTTGCTGATGAGCGCGTTGCTTTTTCCATTTGATTGGTTTGTCTTTTGGCGCGAGACGCGATACGGGTTTGCCAATCAATCATTCGCCGAGTGGCTGAGCGATTGGTTCAAACAACTGGCCGTCATGTTGGTTTTCGGATTGCCGGTCGTGTGGATCATCTACACGGTGTTTGAGCGAGCCCCGCGCCGATGGTGGCTATGGGGCTCAGGCGTCTTGATCGGCTGGGTGATTATTGTCGTAGCCATTGCGCCGGTGTTCATCACGCCGCTGTTTAATAGATTTGAGCCGGTCAAAGACCCGGCACTGCGACAGCGTATCTTGGCGCTGGCTCACCAGCATCAAATTCCTGCTGACGATGTTTACCAAATGGATGCCAGTCGTCAGTCGCATCATACGAACGCCTACGTCATCGGCTTATGGGATACGCAGCGGATTGTGCTTTACGACACGTTGCTCGAACGCTTCACGGCGGAGGAAATCGAATTTGTCATGGCCCACGAAATGGGACATTACAAACTTCATCACATCTGGAAGGGCATTGGCTTGGCCGCTCTGGCGATTCTTGTCGGGATGTGGTTCTTGCATCGCATGACGCCGCAATTGATCGAGCGGTATCAACGCCGATTTGGTTTCAATCAACTGGCCGATGTTGCCAGTTTGCCGCTGCTGCTGTTGTTGGTGGCTATGTTAACTTTTGTCGTTGCGCCGTTGACCAATGGCATTAGTCGCCGGATGGAACACCAAGCGGACGTGTTCGCCTTGCGTGTGGTGCCGCATCCAGAAGCCGCTCTTTCGGTCTTTGAAAAATTCGAGACACTGGATTTGTCTGAAGCCGACCCGCCGCTGCTGATTGAATTCTGGCTCTACACTCATCCGAGCTTGAAGCGCCGGATTGAAACAGCGAAGCAGTTCCTCGCTCAGCCAGCGAGCCAGCGATAA
- a CDS encoding D-aminoacylase has product MVLVGWLGIVTACAPKVEYDLLIRNGTIYDGSGADPFVGDVAVNGDTIVALGSLRNARGKTEIDATGLAVAPGFINMLSWATESLIEDGHAQSDIRQGVTLEVFGEGWSMGPLNDKMKREMVEQQGDIKFAVRWTTLNEYLEYLVSKGVSPNVASFVGATTVRIYVLGYEDRAPTPSELDQMRMLVSQAMEEGALGVGSSLIYAPAFYASTEELIELCKVASRYGGMYISHLRSEGNRLLEAVDELIRIAREANIPAEIYHLKAAGQANWGKLDEVIKKIDAARQQGLRITTNMYTYTAGATGLDAAMPPWVQEGGLSQWINRLKDPAIRQRVKQEMTTPTDAWENLFLAAGSPDKILLVGFKNDALKPLTGKTLAEVAAMRGTSPEDTAIDLVIEDGSRVGTVYFLMSEENVRKQIALPYMSFGSDAEAPTIGGVFLKSNPHPRAYGTFARLLGKYVRDERIISLQEAVRRLTSLPATNLKLDRRGALQVDYFADIVVFDPNKIQDHATFEKPHQYATGVVHVFVNGVAVLKNGEHTGATPGRVVRGPGWKPPAQTGS; this is encoded by the coding sequence ATGGTGTTGGTAGGATGGCTCGGCATCGTCACTGCATGCGCTCCCAAAGTGGAATATGACCTGCTGATCCGCAATGGCACGATTTATGATGGCAGCGGGGCTGATCCGTTTGTTGGCGATGTCGCTGTAAACGGCGACACGATTGTGGCGCTTGGTTCTTTGAGGAACGCGCGAGGCAAAACGGAAATTGACGCCACCGGGCTGGCTGTTGCGCCCGGCTTCATCAACATGCTCAGTTGGGCGACCGAGTCGCTCATCGAAGATGGCCATGCCCAGTCAGATATTCGACAGGGTGTGACACTGGAGGTGTTCGGCGAAGGGTGGTCTATGGGGCCGCTCAACGACAAAATGAAACGAGAGATGGTCGAACAGCAGGGCGACATCAAGTTTGCCGTCCGCTGGACGACACTGAATGAATACCTCGAATATCTGGTCAGCAAAGGCGTCTCTCCCAACGTCGCATCATTCGTTGGCGCGACGACAGTACGGATTTATGTGCTGGGTTACGAAGATCGAGCGCCGACGCCATCTGAGCTTGACCAGATGCGTATGCTGGTCAGCCAAGCCATGGAGGAAGGAGCATTGGGCGTAGGGTCATCATTGATTTATGCGCCGGCGTTTTATGCGAGCACGGAGGAGTTGATCGAGCTGTGCAAAGTCGCGTCGCGCTATGGCGGCATGTATATTTCACATCTGCGCAGCGAAGGAAATCGCCTGCTTGAAGCAGTGGACGAGCTGATCAGGATCGCACGCGAAGCTAACATTCCGGCTGAAATCTATCATCTGAAAGCTGCCGGCCAGGCCAACTGGGGTAAGCTCGATGAGGTCATCAAGAAAATTGACGCGGCTCGCCAGCAAGGCTTGCGCATCACCACAAACATGTACACCTACACGGCTGGCGCGACCGGACTGGATGCAGCGATGCCGCCATGGGTTCAGGAAGGCGGACTGTCGCAATGGATCAACCGGCTCAAAGACCCGGCCATCCGGCAGCGCGTCAAGCAAGAGATGACCACTCCGACCGACGCTTGGGAGAATCTCTTTTTGGCGGCTGGTTCGCCTGACAAGATTCTGCTGGTCGGTTTCAAGAATGACGCGCTCAAGCCGTTGACGGGAAAAACGCTGGCCGAGGTCGCCGCCATGCGAGGCACGTCACCCGAAGACACAGCCATTGATCTGGTCATCGAGGATGGCAGCCGTGTCGGCACGGTCTACTTTCTCATGTCTGAAGAGAATGTGAGAAAACAAATCGCCCTTCCTTACATGAGCTTCGGTTCGGATGCCGAAGCGCCAACGATCGGCGGTGTTTTTCTCAAATCCAATCCGCACCCGCGCGCCTATGGGACTTTCGCCCGGCTGCTCGGCAAGTACGTGCGCGACGAACGCATCATCTCGCTGCAAGAGGCCGTGCGACGCTTAACCTCCCTGCCGGCAACGAATCTGAAATTGGATCGGCGCGGCGCATTGCAGGTGGATTACTTCGCCGACATCGTCGTTTTCGATCCCAATAAGATTCAAGATCACGCCACCTTTGAGAAGCCACATCAATACGCGACTGGCGTGGTGCACGTCTTTGTCAACGGCGTCGCTGTGTTGAAAAACGGCGAGCATACAGGCGCGACGCCGGGCCGCGTCGTGCGAGGTCCCGGCTGGAAACCACCGGCCCAAACTGGTTCATGA
- a CDS encoding tetratricopeptide repeat protein has protein sequence MFRFTCARSKTTVPWRLSLVALSITGLFGAAVAQEPTPAATAQEPTPPAEAISLLGQPLYPPSLPPSRKHALETELAEARAAYEQNPDDPERIIWLGRRTAYLGRYREAIQIYTDGINKHPNDARLYRHRGHRYITVRQLSNAIADLEKAVTLIRGQADQIEPDGQPNKYNVPTTTLHFNIWYHLGLAYYLTGDFRNALRCYRQCMKVSRWNDDALCATSHWLYMTYRRLGRVNEAAAVLKPIRQRMTILENHTYHQLLLMYKGQITPERLWASVKEDDLDAATVGYGIGNWHFYNGRPTQARAFFRQVIERPNWAAFGFIAAEAELARSK, from the coding sequence ATGTTTCGATTCACGTGCGCCAGATCAAAAACAACTGTGCCATGGCGCCTGAGCTTGGTGGCGCTAAGCATCACAGGTCTATTCGGTGCAGCCGTAGCGCAAGAGCCGACGCCTGCTGCGACAGCGCAAGAGCCGACGCCTCCAGCAGAAGCCATCTCGCTACTAGGTCAACCTCTGTATCCGCCGTCGCTGCCGCCATCTCGAAAGCACGCGCTTGAAACCGAGCTGGCAGAGGCTCGCGCCGCGTATGAACAAAATCCAGATGATCCAGAGCGAATCATTTGGCTGGGTCGGCGGACAGCTTATCTGGGGCGTTACCGCGAAGCCATCCAGATTTATACCGACGGCATCAACAAACACCCGAATGATGCCAGGCTCTATCGTCATCGCGGCCATCGGTATATCACCGTTCGTCAACTGTCCAACGCCATTGCTGATCTAGAGAAAGCGGTCACGCTCATTCGTGGTCAGGCAGACCAGATCGAACCGGACGGCCAACCCAACAAGTACAATGTGCCGACCACAACGTTGCATTTCAACATCTGGTACCATCTGGGGCTAGCTTATTACCTCACTGGGGATTTCCGTAATGCGCTTCGCTGCTACCGCCAGTGCATGAAGGTGTCCCGATGGAACGATGATGCGCTTTGCGCGACCAGTCACTGGCTCTATATGACCTACCGTCGGTTGGGACGCGTCAACGAAGCAGCCGCTGTGCTCAAGCCGATTCGTCAACGCATGACTATCCTGGAGAATCACACGTATCATCAACTGCTGCTAATGTACAAAGGGCAGATCACACCGGAGAGATTATGGGCGTCGGTCAAAGAAGACGATCTGGATGCAGCGACGGTCGGTTACGGTATAGGAAATTGGCACTTCTACAACGGGCGACCCACTCAAGCCAGAGCATTTTTTAGACAAGTCATCGAACGGCCCAACTGGGCGGCATTTGGATTCATCGCTGCTGAGGCTGAATTGGCGAGGTCGAAATAA